From the Solea senegalensis isolate Sse05_10M unplaced genomic scaffold, IFAPA_SoseM_1 scf7180000015046, whole genome shotgun sequence genome, the window AGAGTGATCTGTGGGTGAAGGGAGCACacacaacttttatttaaacaggAAAGTCCCGTTGAGATGAAAGGGTTAGTTCTgctgtggttgtatgaggttctGAAGTGTCAGCcgtaagaacatgttcacgtctttaactcactgtgagacagtttataaaccactcactctcccacaccaaagtccattgaaaaaGTGATCTTAACATCACagtacacaggagttgttgatccactgctgcctccatcaccaagttctaatgtcttattttatggtttcagcttttaaaatcctttgttcagattgacctcagtgacacaaagtgaccacacgaggcagcagaggaccagcagctcctgtgtccctaccagctaaaatcactgattttctctatgggctttggtgtgggagagtgagtggtttacaaacttcacatTCATGTTATAATAGTCTTATAATGCTATAGGTTTAACATGTCTGACAGCTGGATAAAGCATTATTAAAGCATCATAGACATAAGCAGACATAGATTGTATTGGTGAATGTTTAGTAAAGTGGCtgaactctttttttccttgcatCTCTGcgggcagccatgttttcacatgAACTATCAGCTATACCACTATAACTACAACTATAAGAGCAAGTTTGAAATGCAGTTGTGTAGCCtgttgtgtgtcacacacagagcCTTTAGTCAGATTTCAGCCGCCTGTACACAGCATTATGTAACATctgcataaaaaataaaaaataacacattccaTCTGAGATTGAGTTTATCTAATTCGTAAATAATAGAGGGCCTAACACAGAGCCCTGTGGTACATGATGGGCAGGAAACAATAACTTGTTCTGACCACACCTTGcacctaaaaacaaaacaaacaaaaactctcCACACTCACTTCACCGCTGAAGATGAAGTCGAGGATTTGTTTCATGGTGTCCATGGAGACACCCTGCAACTCGATCCTGTATGTAGACCCGTCTTCCTTTGGAGGGTTGTAGTTCAGCTTGGTCCTGACGGGAAGAAATCAAAAATGGAAACTCTGGCAGCTCTTCTGTCATTCCAGCAGAAAGTGGACACACCCATGCTCGCTTTCACAGGGCAGTGAAATAACCATGTGCTCAAATACCAGGGTAAATGATCACTGATGGTCAGTGGTTGATGTCCTGACCTGATGTAAGGGCTCGCAGCAGCCAGGATGTTTTTCTGGACAGGAAGCTCCTCCCCATCGACAACCAGCAGGGCATCGTGGAAACTCTGCTCCTGCCAGAAGGTGCGAAGAACCTGGAGCAGTCTCTGTGAATGCTGAGGGTCCGAAAACTTGGATCCAGAATCGGGCATGTCAGCCCGAAAAGCACTCGTCCCCTCCTGTACACATACAACACCGAAAACCGAACcccctttaaaaatgtgtcacttttagGTTCTACTGCTCACCAACAAACCTGGGCTAGAGATAACACACTTTTTAGTTAGTAACGCTTCAATTCAATTCCGCTTCAACAAATGACAACATAAGCATGTATTTCGTCAATAGATGACAAGTTAAAAGCTGGTTTGTTAGCTACGTGTTTGGCTAGCCTGCAATGGTTCTGGTGAGAATTAGCCACCTTGAACTGAACATGTTTGTGAATATGAATTGGTGCCGCTGCTGGCGTAGAAACCGAGCTGGTAGCGAGACAGTTGTAAACGAAGGAGCTCGCATTAATAGGCCGTTTTTAACTAAACCACTGTCAAACACGAACGGGGAGTGCGAGAGTGACATGTCCGTGTTTACAAGGACTcgcagctgtttttttgtttgcttatttaaaatgtcaagttaAAGGGGTCTTACCGTGAGACTGCCTTTACAAATAGTGTCAAATCTGACACGTTCGGGCTGCGTTTCCTCGTCTTTAGAGACGTGAATCACTCGAGGCGTGAATGTAACACGGAGCTAAGACATGTATTCGTGCTGCGTTCACTGGCGCGTGTTTTGAATGTACAAACGCCCGTGTCGTCCGGgaataaaatgaacagaattaataaataaaacaatgtacaaAAAATGAGTAGATTCATAGAATACACCATAGTGACGCCAACACTCATGCAATAACAAAGGCAACAACTTTACACGCCTCTTATTATTTTTACGTTACAGAATTCAGATGGTCTTGAACGCCTCACCGGTAACACGGAAACGGTGTCCCCTGTAAACAATGTTCCAATACTTTTAGGAGCCACCTGTGCGCGaacaaagtcataaaataaagcTCGCGTGAGACGGAAACTTGTTCTTGTTCTACTTTTCTGAGTGAATGTAAGAGACGAGGGCTAAGCAAAGCGGAATATAGCCCGAAAAATCAAACTGTGAGCGAGAGCAAGCCAACGAGAATCCCGCCGAACGGTACTTCCGGTAAGACCGTTGCCGTGACTTACCGCGAGTGAGCGACTCGTTGAGATGCACATGCAATAATATAGTGAATGTGgcgacttttattttgaagccccAACTTCCTCGTGTCGTTGTTTTCTCTAGTTGACTTTAAGTTAAAACTGCCGCCGCCATAACTGTGAGTAAACGTCAACATGGTCTCGGTTTCCTGAGCTTTATTCAAAGGTAAGAAGTTCAAGATAAGCTAGTTTAAAAACTACGTGTAAAGTTTGATGTCTACGTTGAGTACGTGTAAAGTTTAATGTCTACGTTGAGTACGTGTAAATCAGTAACGCTGCAGTTGCCCGCTATAGTGGAGTCGATATTTTTATTCACCACCGTAAACATCgaccacaaacaaaaactgtaaGGTCTAAGGCTACAGTTAACAACTTTCTGTATTATTCCATGAGTTGTTTGGTTTGGCAATTGTCAATtattttggtaatcgattaattggtgtgtgttttttaataataacttataccagtttctgtgattttcagcttcttaaatgccACTTCTTTCTGCCGTTTTAACCCAGAAAATAGTGGACAAATGATTTTATCATAAATTTAATCGTTAGTTACAGCAATAATTATGCATTTAATATCTCTGATCATTTATGGCATGTGATTTATTCTCTTAATTTAACAGGTTTGATCAACTTATTTATTTCTCATGACTAAAATGAATATGATGTAGAAatgttctctaatgtcttggttttgtccacaaacaaacaaaatgattcagtttgaatgatttattttgttttatgaagcaaagacagtagaacatattcaaatttaagaagctgaaaaatgacagaaagtagaaaatattcaaatttaagaagctgaaaaatgacagaaagtagaaaatattcacatttaagaagctgaaaaatgacagaaagtcgaaaatattaaattttaagtaggtgaaaaatgacagaaagtcgaaaatattcatatttaagaagctgaaaaatgtcagaaagtagaaaatattcacatttaagaagctgaaaaatgacagaaaatagaaaatattcaaatttaagaagctgaaaaatgacagaaagtagaaaatattcacaattaagtagctgaaaatgacaaaagtagaaaacattcatatttaagaagctgaaaatgacagaaagtattaaatattacttaagaagctgaaaaatgacagaaagtagaaaatattcacatttaagaagctgaaaaatgacagaaagtagaaaatattcaaatttaagaaggtgaaaaatgacagaaagtagaaaatattcacatttaagaagctgaaaaatgacagaaagtagaaaatattcaaatttaagaaggtgaaaaatgacagaaagtagaaatattaaaatttaagaaggtgaaaaatgacagaaagtagaaaatattcacatttaagaagctgaaaaatgacagaaagtagaaaatatttaaatttaagaaggtgaaaaatgacagaaagtagaaaatattcaaatttaagaaggtgaaaaatgacagaaagtagaaaatattcaaatttaagaaagTGAATAATGACAAAGTAGATTTTGTAAAAATCTTAATCCAATTTAAATGCTCCCACAAAACAGGTGAATACAGTAAAGAAGCATAAACTCTTTGTATGATGTGCTTGATTTGCTCTGCAGCTGGTGTGCAGATGTTGTGGCGGTTTAGTGGAGACACAGTTCAGGACTTCAAACATGCCCCGACCTCCTCGAAACCAGTTGTCTCCATGGATAGAGAAGCTGATCCTGAGCTACAGCAGccgggagcaggaggaggaggggaggggcgGGCGGCTGAAGGCTCACGTCATCGGTGTGGGTGAGATGTCTCAGTCTCAGGCTCAGAACTCTGACGGCCTCACTGGGCTCCTCTTCCTGTCGGACGGTTTCCTCCAGATCCCCGCCGTCCTCACCGCCGCGGCCTGGGAGCgtctgcaggagcaggaggaccgCGAGTGTTTCGCCAGCCTCCTCAACGCCACTGCGTGCATCCACGACTACCAGCTCCGGTTCCACATGACGTCCGAGCAGACCAGGTGCCGCTTCTTCCTCTCGGTGGGAGAGCTCGCCACGACCGCCGCCGGTCCGGTCAGAGACAACACGCCGTGCTGCACGACCGCGTCCTCTGTGCGGCTGAAGATCTGCGAGACGTGGCGGGCGCTACTGAGTGAGGAGGCGGAGCCAGAGTCTCAGAGGAGTCAGTGTGGGTTTGATCTGTCCGAGCTGCTCGGCGAGTGGCAGCACGACTGTGTCCAGGCCGTGCTGGACGACGTGCGGGACAGGCTGGCGGTGGCAGGTGGGGGCTCTGTGAGCCCGCAGCCCTCCACCTCCTCGTACGCGCCACTGCCGACTCTCGCCGCCACGGGCTGGGACGTGGACAGGCTCAGATTTAAAGGAGTGGAGCGCTTCACTGTCCCCGTGAAGTGTCTCCTCGTCCCAGAGGACGGAGCTCGGCAGCCACGGACGTCGTCGCACACCGTGGACACGCGCACACATTCACGTCCAGAACCCGCACCGCTGTCCGTAGATGTCGCAGCGTGGCGAATACCTGCACcggcagctgcagagagagtcTGTGGTGCAGACGAGATCCCGCCTCTTCCTGTGGACGACGTGACGCGGCACGTAATTGAGAGCGATGTCACGCTTTTGTCAAATCCCTGGGACATTTTCCCCCCACCGTgcacgtcctcctcctctgaggcTTCACCAGACGCCTCAACAACAAATGCTGAAGCTAAATCCAGACCCGGTCACGCCGTCACGGCAACCAGCGCTCGGCTTCCTGTCCACATCGCCAAGGAATCCCAGCCGACGTCAGCGCAGAGCAAAGACTTTAGCGACTTCCCGCCGTACCAGAAACCACCACATTCCACCGGCCCCGTCTCCACGCCTGCTTCTTTGGCGTTGCCTTTCGTGAGTCCACCGGAACCCGCGGAGGTGTCGCCCCCTGCAGGCAAGCCTTCTGCTTCAGACCAGGAGACGTGTGAGGAGACCACACACAGAAAGGcgaagaggaagagaagtgaGGCTGCAGCTGAAGCTCAGACCAGCGTGGAGCCGCCATCTTGGCTCGTTGACACGCAGGCAGGCTCAGAAGACGGCGGCAGCCACAGAAACGGccacagtgtgagcagcatgtggaggaaaactcccagcatgcacagCAGCGGCAGACCGTTCTCCTACACGTACCAGGTGACCGGACAGAACCTGCAGGACTTCAGTGGCTTCACGGTGTCCAAGTCTTTGCTGCACTGGGCCGTCAAATATCTGCTTCCAAAGCAGGAGcccgtgacctctgaccccggcCGAGGTCACGTCACTGTGGGCTCAACAGGTTAAAACAAAAGTGTGCCAGATTTCCAGCGTTCTGACTGTTTCTGATGAGTCATGTTTACGTTAatctttgtaaaaaataaaatgtaaagagTGTCACTGAAGTGGAacctaaataaaacaaaggaagtGTGGTTATGAGTTTTCTTATGACTGAATTAAAATCTGATCGTCTCATCTGCGTCACTTTAAATCTACGCCAcacgtccacgtctttatctcactgtcagacagacgtttccaacaggaaactgaagtttgtaaaccactcactctcccacaccaaagcccagagagaaaatcagtgattttagctgacggggacacaggagctgctggtcctctgctgccccgtgtggtcgcTTTATGTCACTGACTCGATCtcaacaaaggatttcaaacactgaagtgacaaaatcagacattagaacttagtgatggatcagcaactcctgtgtgtgtgatgttaaaatcactgattttctctcagggctttggtgtgggagagtgagtggtttacaaacgtacATACCTGAACTGTGCCTGTCAGTGTTTGACTCTTTAAATCAGCTTCAGGGTGAGTTCTTGCTGaagttgttttctctgtgacgTCACGTTGGCTCAGGAGATGAAGAGATAGAAAGTCTCCCTCCACGGTAACGCCCCCCAGTACCTTCAAGATCTTCTCAGCACGCTCACTACGCTCCACCAACAGTTACAGACTTCTCCCCCCCAGGACTAAAACCCGCACACTTGGAGACCGAGCCTTCTGCTCCTCAACTGTGGAACACCTGAGGGCCCCACAGACGGCTGACCGCTTTAAAAAGGGtctaaaaaccttttttttttttaaatcctttaatctgtaattgttttttatttttactactgTTTCTTGTTACTctggattgttgttgttttttttaactcctttTGATTGCTtctgtagcactttgagatttttTTGGAATATAAAGTGcgttacaaataaaatgtattatcattattatcattatcattattattatcatgtcattgtcattattgttgttgtgccGTTATCTTTAAAATGGCGTACAGCTCCTTTAAATGTCATACTGTAGTAAAGTACAATTCATTGAGGAAAAGTGCGTTTGCACCCGTTGGGCCTCACATGCTCTAGGTTTGATGATTTGATGATTTGGCTGGATTGACCctttaaagcaacacacaggTTTAGACGACAACCACAGCAAAGTGTTTATGTCAAAAGTGTCTGTGGGCGGGGGAAGAGTTGGTTTGAGATTTTTGTGACggcgcaatacacactcattctgtatgtgtataaaatctgaaaacgtcccaaaaacacaacaaaaaacaaaacatgtatcaaaactttgattgATGTGAGAAAAGTCCagagtcttgtgacccgtttaaagtttcaaccacgtctctacgttaaagtacGACGACACTGTGACGCTCCAAAATGGGCGGGGCTGAAACTGTTTTATCTGACAAACAGGTCTCACGTCGTTGCCATGGAAATATTGTTGACGTTGTTTCTTTTAGCATTTTCTTTGAAGATCAGTTTCCTGTAGAAAGAGAAATATGTTGAACGACCATAACTGTTGAATGAGGACCTCTGTGAAGACCGAGCCTGAGATTCAGGACGACAGGACCCAAAAAagtgatgtcacagaaaaacttGGCATGCACGATATTTATCGGACCAATAAGATATCGGCCGATTTGGGGAAAAATTACGCCATTTTTTTATCGATTCGATAAAAAAGATccgataaatgaatgaaattgttTTGACGCGCTGGTTACGTCATCTATCGCGCCTTACTAGCAGGACCCAAGCCTGACCCGTCACTGCCTGTTTAATAATGTCTTCACCAGTGTGGTCATTTTCCTCCGTGTCAGAAGATAATAACAGCATTGTTGTTTGCAAAAGCTGTTCAGTGAAACCAATTTACgagaaaactgaaatatcttCGTTTTCGAccataaatgaaataaaacgctgttttttcgtttttgttgtcaaaatcaaaattcaaataaatggcccgattttgttttttttgactatttattttgccatcatttttttcatctgaGGAACGAAGtgaaggacaggaagtcaggtgacccaaaagtaaaagcaaatacttcaaaataaaagccaagagGATAGTAGAGAAACAAATAATAgccagaaagacagacagacagacagatagatgatTAGTGATGTAGGAAAGAGGACGTGTTGATGTGTAGCAATACATTTCAAACTATTGACATAGATAAAGAGACATTTGGTGTCTTTTTAACAAACACCCTTCAGTCGACCTGGCTTCACTTACCACATAGTTTTTCATCACtgtaccatcatcatcatcattcaccctCAGCTCAGATTTAAACCTGCATGTCCTTCTGGCCTAACGCTGCTGTCATCTTCTAAGCATCACAAAATgacaatgtgttatttattttgatttactgACCGTTTCACACCTGTAGATATTTACGTTCAGATACAGTGCGACACCTGCTGGTCAGATTGAGTCATATTTCAATTGATGTCTATGTATGCTGTCCATAGAGTGAAGGGAGCAAATATGTGTATTCTTACTCATATTTCTTTTCTCACCCACCATGACTCCTTGTAAGTGCTCAGACCGAGGTGTAAATAGACACTTCGTCTTTAGttttgaagattaaaaaaacatatgacTGTGATGGTAGCCGAGGGTGCGCTGTCGAGTGGGTGTGGGTTTGGCCAGGAAAgatcagaggcagagtgaaaatatggacataaagttttattcaggcttgagggaggaaaaaaaatcaagcattaAGTGTCCATgggtaaattcaaataaatcaataaaattaaaaaggaacaaaagtaaatcaaaattcGGCACAAACTCAAAGGTCGGCAAAAACGATAACAAAATTCCCAATCTGCTCATAATCCAATACAGACTCACAGTGCTCACATGCAACAGGgtcaagacaaaacaaaaaacatagacTGGACGCACAAACATATAGCAGGTGGCCAgcaccattttacatttaaggGGGAACATATAACCAAtaattaatacataaataacaagacAGACTCTAAACCAAAGTACATGTTCTTAGTGGtcaaacagagacagatttacaaaataaataacaaacagtcCACTCTCTTGCCCATGGAACAGGATACATCACAGAGGGGGTTTGATCAAGACCCACCTCTGTCATCCCCATGGTCATACTGACTGTGGACTGGGCCAATTAGGCCCGGaaccaaataaatgttctcGTTTCTGGCCGGCTCCTTTTCGCTGCCAGACAGACGCGGTCAGACTGCGGACCACAACAACGCCTCCAGCGCAACCGGTAATCCATGTCCGTGTCCGGCTGCTCCGCACTCGCCCCGCGGCAAACGCTGCATGAACGAGCGCGGCTGCTAATGTCCATTTataagaaggtgtgtgtgtgtgtgtttcatcagccTGGAGGGCTTCTCTGTGCGGTCGCTCCGTGACCGTCACACCCCCCCCACCTCTGGTCTCACGCCGGCAGGCGGGAGAGGTAGTCAGCAGTGGCATTGCTCCGCCCAGGGATGTGCCGGATTGTGAACCGATACGGCTGCATTGACAGGTACCAGTGGGTAATGCGGGCGTTGGAGTCCCGCATGCGGTTTATCCATTGCAGAGGCCGATGATCTGTCTCCAGAAGGAACTCGCGGCCCAGGAGGTAGTTTTGGAAGGCATCAAGTGCCCATTTCACTGCCAGACACTCCTTCTCGACCGTAGAGTATCGCGTCTCCCTTGGAAACAGTTTGCGGCTGATGTACGCCACTGGATGCCTCTGGTCTGATTCACCCTGGAGAAGCACTGCACCTATACCTGTGTCAGAGGCGTCTGTCTGTAGCACAAATGGCTCTCCAAAATTGGGACAGTATAGTAGAGGCTCATTACACAGCCAACACCTGATCCATTAGCCTCTGAAATGTTGCGGGGGCTCCATGCAGCCCAAACGGCATCTTGCAGAAATGGAAGAGACCCCAGGGCGTCCGAAACGCCGTCAGCTCCCTGGCAGCATCACTAAGGGGAACCTGCCAATAACCTTTTGCAAGGTCCAAGGTGGTTACCCACTTCGCAGGTCCCAGAGAGTCAATGAGGTCATCGATTCGGGGGGTTGGATAAGAGTCAAATTTAGAGACAGAATTGAGATATCGGAAGTCAATGCAGAACCGGAGGGTCCCATCTTTCTTGGGCACCAACACGACAGGGCTGCACCATTCACTCTTAGATCGTTCAACGATGTCCATGGCCAGCATCTGGTTGACCTCCTTCCTCAACCCGTCAAGAAGCCGCTCGGGGATGCGGTAGCTCATGCGTCGGGGTGCTGCACCTTCACACAGGGTGATATGATGGTTTACCAGCTTGGTGTGCCCTGGCTGCGCCTGAAACAAGGCTGGATCACAGAGATGTTTAATGTCCATTTGCTGAGCAGGGGAAAGATGGCTGAGGTCAAGGGTGCCCTCTGTTGGTAAAGGTAGGTActgctcctccacctcatcCTCCTCTGGCACGCGTCGGATCATGAGCACCTCAGCACCGGTACTCCTTCAGGAGGTTGATGTGTAAGACCCTTCTTGAGTGCCTCTGCCCCAGTTTTGCGACCTCATAAGTTGTAGATCCCAGCTTACGAGTAACCTCAAAAGGGCCTTGCCATTTTGCCAACAGTTTACTGGAATCACTTGGCAGCATCACCAGCACCTTGTCACCTTCAGCAAAACTCCGAGAACGGGCTCTCTGGTCGTAATAGGACTTTTGACGCTGCTGGGCTTGTTCGAGGTTCTGTTGCGCCAGTTCCGACATACTCTTCAGCCTCTCTCTCATCTGCAGAACATATGAGAGGATATTCTGTGGCTGCGGTAAGTCCTCATCGGGCATCCAGGTCTCCTTTAATAGTGCCAGGGGTCCGCGCACTTCACGGCTGTACAGCAGTTCGAAGGGTGAAAATCCAGTAGAAGCTTGCGGTACCTCCCGGTACGCAAAGAGAAGATAGGGGAGCCAGTTGTCCCAGTCTGCACCAGTTTCACTCACAAACTTGCGTAACATTTGCTTGAGAGTCTGGTTGAACCGCTCAGTCAGTCCATCGGTCTGTGGATGATAGGGGGTAGTCCGTATGCCCTTTATCCCCAACAGCTTGTAGGCTTGCTTAAGGAGCTTGGACATAAAGTTGGACCCCTGATCAGTGATTATAGCTCTGGGAAAACCCACCCTCGAAAACAGCTGCACAAGACATGTGGCTACAGTTCTAGCCTTCACTGCTTTCAGAGCAAAGACCTCAGGGTACCTAGTGGCATAATCTGTGATGACCAACATAAACCGGTTCCCAGCTTTACTGCGCTCAAGAGGCCCTACCACATCCATCCCTAACTGCTCAAAAGGGGTCCCTACTACAGGAAGTGGCTCTAAGGGGACCTTTGGGGGACATCTGCTGGCTGTTTTCTGGCATTCTGGACACGTTTGGCAAAACTCTGCAATGTCTTTGGCCATATTTGGCCAGTAAAAATAGCGGTTGATTCGGGAGATGGTCTTCTGTCTGCCTAAATGGCCTGCCCATGGGATCGAATGGCCTAGGTCAAGGACTACCCCTATAACCTTCTGAGGAACTACGATCCTCGCCTCTGCCCCTCCACCTTTATACAGCACACCATTCTTAATGGCAAACCCCTGTCTTGAAGATTCTTCCCCATCACCACTGAGCTGCTCTGCCTGGGTCTGCAGGTATAAGGGGCCAGTGCCTGGGTCTTGCTGCTGCAGTAAGCTCATATTTTGGGGGATCTCTAAAGGAACCTCCAACTGCTCTGGACAAACATCCTCCCGACCCTGAGCCACCCCAAACTGAAACTTCTCCCGTCTTTTCTGTCCTTTGGTTTTTCTGGTCTTCCCAGGCTGGGCTTCAATGTCTGCATTGTGGAAGGGCAGTACAAAAAGTGGTGATTCTACCTCACTCCTCTTAGCCATGGCCCTTGTCACTGTCATATTACACTCCCCTCCCACAGACACTAAATCCAGCAAAAGGGGAAAATCTTGGCCCAAAATTAACTGATATGGCAAATTATCCACCACACCAACCTCCAGTAAGTAAGTCTGTCCAAAAACCTGTACATACACACTTGCAGTTGGATACACCCTTTTCTCCCCATGAACACACTTCAATTGGGTCATCACAGAGTAGTTCCTGAGCTGTATGGGGACCAAGGCAGATGACACTAAGGACTGCATGCTGCCTGTATCTACCAGTGCCCCAACCTCCCGCCCATTCAAGACTACAGCAGGGAACTAGACCTAGGTACTGTGCATATGTTAGATTGGTTGGCTGGGTTATTGGGGCATTTTGGTTTTATATGACCTTCCTGTCCACACTGGTAACACACTGGTACTTTGGGGCCACACACTTTTAGTGCAGGGTTTTGTTTAAACGGAGCCCCCCTATCAACCACTGATGTTCCCTCACTGCTGGTTTTCCTCAGAGGTGGAGTCTGTCAGGGGGGTCTATTTGAGTCTCTACCCCCTCTCCACTGAGCATACGTCCAGGCCTGGGTTTTCCGTCGGGCCGCCACAAAGACATctgccagagcagcagcatccGCAGCAGTTGCCGGGTCGCGTTCCTTAATCCACACCTGGAGATCGGGAGAAACCAAACGCAGGAACTGTTCCAAAATAATCATCTCCCCAATGTCCTCTTTGGTGCGGTGTTGTGGTTGAACCCATCTCTGGTACAGATCGCACAGACGGACGTACAGCTCCTTCGGGGTCTCCTCCTCGCCCACCTCAGCTCCTCGAAACTGCAGACGGCAAGTTTCCTGGTTGATGTTATATTTCTCCAATATGGCCTCCTTCAGCAGTGTGTAAACGAGGGCGTCATCCTGGTCCATATTAACATAAGCAGCCCTAGCCTTGCCCGTCAGGAGGGGCGCTAATCTAACTGCCCAGTCAGTTGTCGGCCACTGACACGCCACTGCAATCCTCTCAAACATCACTAAATAGTGTTCGACATCATCAGTGTTACTCAAACATTGCAGTCTCGGTTCTCTCTCTATCTGAGCTCTACCTTGACTACTTGGCCGGTGGCTGCAGGCTGATGGGGATGGACGGCCACCCATGGCCAAGGTTCGCTCTGGTACCTCGGAGACCCCAGCGCCATAAGCAGCAGCCTCGGCAGGTACCCCCGGGTCTGGTGTGGTTCTGATATACACCTCCCGCTGCAGGAGGCCGAACTGATGTTGGATCGACTTCCACCGAGTCTCCTGACGTGCTGCTTCCATCTCCAGATGAGCATCTCGTGCCTGCTGCCGAGCCATAAGGGAACGAAACATATCCCTTAGCTCCTGCAGGGACGCATCTTCGGTAACCTGAGTTAATTCTGGTTCAGGACCATCCTCGATTTCGCCTCCAACGGCGCCGATCTCCAGGGGAACAGGTCTCCTCTCGGTGGGGGCACATTTCTTTGGCGCCATACCATCCACAGCA encodes:
- the LOC122761897 gene encoding uncharacterized protein LOC122761897 isoform X2; translated protein: MPRPPRNQLSPWIEKLILSYSSREQEEEGRGGRLKAHVIGVGEMSQSQAQNSDGLTGLLFLSDGFLQIPAVLTAAAWERLQEQEDRECFASLLNATACIHDYQLRFHMTSEQTRCRFFLSVGELATTAAGPVRDNTPCCTTASSVRLKICETWRALLSEEAEPESQRSQCGFDLSELLGEWQHDCVQAVLDDVRDRLAVAGGGSVSPQPSTSSYAPLPTLAATGWDVDRLRFKGVERFTVPVKCLLVPEDGARQPRTSSHTVDTRTHSRPEPAAAERVCGADEIPPLPVDDVTRHVIESDVTLLSNPWDIFPPPCTSSSSEASPDASTTNAEAKSRPGHAVTATSARLPVHIAKESQPTSAQSKDFSDFPPYQKPPHSTGPVSTPASLALPFVSPPEPAEVSPPAGKPSASDQETCEETTHRKAKRKRSEAAAEAQTSVEPPSWLVDTQAGSEDGGSHRNGHSVSSMWRKTPSMHSSGRPFSYTYQVTGQNLQDFSGFTVSKSLLHWAVKYLLPKQEPVTSDPGRGHVTVGSTG
- the LOC122761897 gene encoding uncharacterized protein LOC122761897 isoform X1, which produces MPRPPRNQLSPWIEKLILSYSSREQEEEGRGGRLKAHVIGVGEMSQSQAQNSDGLTGLLFLSDGFLQIPAVLTAAAWERLQEQEDRECFASLLNATACIHDYQLRFHMTSEQTRCRFFLSVGELATTAAGPVRDNTPCCTTASSVRLKICETWRALLSEEAEPESQRSQCGFDLSELLGEWQHDCVQAVLDDVRDRLAVAGGGSVSPQPSTSSYAPLPTLAATGWDVDRLRFKGVERFTVPVKCLLVPEDGARQPRTSSHTVDTRTHSRPEPAPLSVDVAAWRIPAPAAAERVCGADEIPPLPVDDVTRHVIESDVTLLSNPWDIFPPPCTSSSSEASPDASTTNAEAKSRPGHAVTATSARLPVHIAKESQPTSAQSKDFSDFPPYQKPPHSTGPVSTPASLALPFVSPPEPAEVSPPAGKPSASDQETCEETTHRKAKRKRSEAAAEAQTSVEPPSWLVDTQAGSEDGGSHRNGHSVSSMWRKTPSMHSSGRPFSYTYQVTGQNLQDFSGFTVSKSLLHWAVKYLLPKQEPVTSDPGRGHVTVGSTG